One genomic segment of Prochlorococcus marinus str. MIT 0919 includes these proteins:
- a CDS encoding phycocyanobilin:ferredoxin oxidoreductase, whose translation MTDLIPLDLDPKLRNIYGKLADDELLIVNEVHKSIGFRKIHLEIAKIGSALEILHCVFFPDPRFDLPIFGVDIVAGIDGISAAIVDLSPVDESLPSSIRKNLEELNFPFFKNTRKLPEWGDIFSDYVLFIRPQGSSEKKSFQEIVNWFLDILIFNAKSIKPDSVSSPLTIARYNRQRNYCLQQKRNDKTRNVLAKTFGPNWADEYIDMVLFNCPKDFLEKLI comes from the coding sequence TTGACAGATTTAATTCCCTTGGACTTAGATCCAAAACTAAGGAATATATATGGAAAGCTGGCAGACGATGAATTACTTATTGTCAATGAGGTTCACAAATCTATTGGGTTCAGAAAGATTCATTTGGAAATAGCAAAGATTGGGTCAGCCTTGGAAATATTACACTGTGTTTTCTTTCCCGACCCAAGGTTTGATCTCCCCATCTTCGGAGTGGATATTGTTGCAGGAATAGATGGCATTTCTGCTGCAATAGTTGATCTATCTCCTGTTGATGAATCACTTCCTAGTTCTATAAGGAAGAATTTAGAAGAATTGAATTTCCCATTTTTTAAAAATACTAGAAAACTACCTGAATGGGGAGATATCTTTTCTGATTACGTGCTATTTATAAGACCACAGGGGAGTTCAGAAAAAAAGAGCTTTCAAGAGATAGTTAATTGGTTTTTGGATATACTAATTTTTAATGCTAAATCCATTAAGCCCGATTCAGTATCTTCACCACTCACGATTGCACGATATAATAGGCAGAGGAATTATTGCCTTCAACAAAAACGCAACGACAAGACCCGCAATGTTCTAGCGAAGACGTTTGGTCCAAATTGGGCAGACGAATATATAGATATGGTTCTTTTCAATTGTCCGAAAGATTTCTTAGAAAAATTAATTTGA
- a CDS encoding M16 family metallopeptidase, whose amino-acid sequence MKLTLKEVPELKVIETSNQEYAKKVQNGTSNKSKKLIQGPTVEMWSLDNGARCVSVFMKEAPITCIDFWCKAGSSFEKKGEEGMAHFLEHMIFKGTNQLKEGEFDLKIEALGGASNAATGLDDVHFYVLVPSENVEQAVQLLTHLVLSPSINHKAFNLERDVVLEEIAQSNDQPEDQIFEIFLENCWEEHPYGRRILGNPKSLRNITPNSLRKFHRNFYRANNITLSIAGEIPSNIKEIINNTELSKLTSQQNLEAGETLSKQLIFCSGHKEIEIRRLESARILMAWPIPPASDQMKIMGYDIATTILGEGRRSRLVHKLREELQIVESIDVDITALEQGGIVILEACCIESNLREVEDEINKILKDSFNNPPSEKELKRACQLVQNSLCFGLELPSQVASLAGVQALWSRNQPLLKPLEYVSTWSSNLLTKNIFNHLKPELGFTLLAKPKGKN is encoded by the coding sequence TTGAAACTGACTCTAAAAGAGGTTCCAGAGTTAAAAGTTATAGAAACAAGTAATCAAGAATATGCCAAAAAGGTTCAGAATGGAACATCAAATAAATCTAAAAAATTGATCCAAGGGCCGACAGTAGAAATGTGGTCTCTAGACAACGGGGCTAGATGTGTCTCTGTTTTTATGAAAGAGGCCCCTATTACATGTATTGATTTCTGGTGCAAAGCAGGAAGTTCCTTTGAGAAGAAAGGTGAGGAAGGCATGGCACATTTCCTAGAACACATGATATTCAAAGGGACAAATCAATTAAAAGAAGGGGAATTTGACTTAAAGATTGAAGCTTTAGGAGGAGCAAGTAATGCAGCCACTGGATTAGATGATGTTCACTTTTATGTATTGGTACCTTCTGAAAATGTTGAACAGGCCGTTCAATTGCTTACTCACCTCGTGCTTTCGCCGTCTATTAATCACAAAGCATTTAATTTGGAGAGGGATGTGGTGTTAGAAGAAATTGCTCAAAGTAACGATCAGCCAGAAGATCAGATATTTGAAATTTTCCTAGAAAATTGTTGGGAAGAACATCCGTATGGTAGACGTATATTAGGTAATCCTAAAAGTCTGAGGAATATAACTCCTAACTCATTAAGAAAATTTCATAGAAATTTCTATCGAGCGAATAATATTACCTTATCAATTGCAGGGGAAATTCCATCAAACATAAAAGAAATTATTAATAATACTGAGTTAAGTAAATTGACTTCTCAACAAAATTTGGAAGCAGGAGAGACTTTATCAAAACAACTAATTTTCTGCTCTGGACACAAAGAAATAGAAATAAGAAGGCTAGAATCTGCGAGGATATTAATGGCATGGCCAATTCCACCAGCAAGTGATCAGATGAAAATAATGGGTTACGATATAGCAACGACTATTCTTGGCGAAGGTAGGCGTAGTCGTCTTGTACATAAATTAAGAGAAGAACTTCAAATTGTAGAATCTATAGATGTGGATATAACAGCACTTGAACAAGGTGGAATAGTTATTTTAGAGGCCTGTTGTATAGAAAGTAATTTAAGGGAAGTTGAAGATGAAATTAATAAAATTCTAAAAGATAGTTTTAATAATCCACCTAGCGAAAAAGAATTAAAACGAGCATGTCAACTGGTCCAAAACAGCCTGTGCTTCGGCCTTGAATTACCAAGTCAAGTTGCATCATTAGCAGGAGTCCAAGCGCTATGGTCAAGAAATCAACCCCTCCTTAAACCTCTAGAATACGTAAGTACATGGTCTAGCAATTTATTGACAAAGAACATATTTAATCATTTGAAGCCTGAGCTCGGGTTCACACTACTAGCTAAACCTAAAGGCAAAAATTAA